The DNA window TCTCAACATCTCGGCCACCGCGCCGCTGATCATCCTGCATGGCGGAACCGACGCGCAGCGCGAGGCCTGGCTGCCGGAAATCGCGGCCGCCGACGATTTCGTGCTCGCCAGCGCCTCGAGCGAACCCGACGTTGCCGGGGCCGACAGCTTCTGCCCTTCGCCCGATCCGCGCATCGGCCTGAAGAGCACGGCGAGGCGCGAGGGCGACGAATATGTCCTCAACGGCGCCAAGTCCGGATTTTCGACGAATGCGGGGGCTGCGCGTGGATATTTCGTGATGGCGCGCACCGATCTGTCGAAGCCGGCGCGCGAAAGCACGGCGATGTTCTTCGTGCCGGCGGACACGCCCGGGCTCAAGGTCGGTCGGCGCACGCGCCTGTCGGGCTGGGAAACCGCGTGTCAGGCCGAGGTCATTCTGGAAGACGTGCGGATCCCCGCCGGCCGTCGCGTCGGAGGGGAGGGCAGCGACGCCGGAATGATCTTCTTCCGCATCCTGCCCTACCTCGCCTCGGGCTTTGCTGCGACCTTCGTCGGCCTCGCGCGGGCGGCCTTCGATCTTGCCTTTGCCTATGCGCATGAGCGCGTGAGCTGGGGACAGCCGATCATCGAGCACCAGGCCGTCTCGCTCAAGCTCGCCGACATGGCGGTCGAAATCGAGGCTGCGCGGCTGATGGTCTGGCGCGCGGCGGCGGCTGCGGACACGGGCGATCCGCGCGCCGGAATGCTTTATGCGCCCGCAGCCAAGACGATGGCCGTCGACACCGCGATCCGCTGTGCCGAGCGGGCGATGAAGATTCTCGGTTCCTATGGCATCACGCGAGAATATCCGGCCGCCCGGATGCTCAACGACGCCTGGATCGGCGACAGCTGCGACGGCACGCGCGACGTGCTGCGTCTCAACATAATCCAGGCCATGCGCATGGCCGCTGCCGGCGGCCCCCCGCCCGGCCATTGAACCCCTAGCTGCGCCCGGTCGCCCGATGCTGGGCGATGCGGGGGTCTTTTGAAACGGAGAGTGCGATGATCCTCGTTACCGGACCCAACGGAAATGTCGGCACCGAACTCGTGCGGATGCTCGCCGCGCAGGAGACGCTGCCCTACAAGGTCGCCGCGCACACGCCGGAGAAGATCGACCGGCTGTACGGCACGCACGTCCCGCGCGTGCATTTCAACTTTGCCGACCGCACGACCTGGCCGGCCGCACTGGAAGGCGTGACGAGCGTCTTCCTGCTCTACCCCCTTCCGCATCCGCGCACGGTCGAGACCTGGATGCTGCCCTTCGTCGAGGCGATGGCGGATGCCGGGGTCGAGCATATCGTCTATGTCTCGGTCCCGACCGCGGGCGACACCAAGGTCGTGCCGCATTACAAGGTCGAACGCGCGATCGAGGCGAGCGGGGTATCCTATACGCTCCTGCGCGCCGCGTTCTTTTCGCAGAACCTGTGCCGCGACATCACCACCCACGCGGTCGATATTGCAAAGTACGACCAGATCTACATTCCCGCTGGCAAGGGCGTCACGAGCTTCATCGATTCACGTGACGTCGCCGAACTTGCGCTCAAGGTGATGGAATCGCCGGAGGAACACCGGAACCAGGCCTATGTCGTGACCGGGCCGGAAAAGCTCGATTTCTATCAGGTGGCCGATATCTTCACCGAGGTTCTCGGCCGCAAGATCACCTATGCAAATCCGTGGATCCCGCAGTTCTGGCTCCGCGTCGGCCCGCGCGTCACCTGGGACACGCTGCTGTTCATGACGATCGTCTATGCGCTGACCCGCTATGGGAAGAACGCGCCGATGACGGACACCTTGCCCCGGCTGCTCGGCCGGCCCGCGCGGACGATGCGTGATTTCGTGGAGGATTACCGCGATCGTTTCACGGGGGAGGCCGCAACGCGATCGCAAAAGGTCGCGACGCCCGGGGTCATGAAGAAGGTTTCGTAAAGGAGCAGGGCGTCCGCGGCGCGGGCGTCCGCCCTCTTCAGGCAAGCCCCGTGAGCCAGCGATACGACCCGTCGGCGCGGCTGCGTTCGCCCTTTTCGAGCTCGGCATTGCCCTTGAACCAGGAATCGTCGACCGGGCGCTCCGCACCCCAGTCCATCAATTCACCGTGCTCTGCCAGCCGCCATTCCCCGCCGCGCTGCTCGGCGCGGCCGATATAGCGGCCCATGACTTCGAGTTCGGTGCCTTTGTCCGCCTGCCAGTGCCATGCGCGCACATAGGCCTCGTAGCCGATGCTATCGCCGTCATCGGCCATCAGCATGTTGCCGATGTCATGACGCGTTGCCGCGAACATGCTCATGAAGCCGATCGCCACCTCGACGAATCCTGCCGTATTGCCATCGTAGATCGTCCCCAGCGTAACCCGCGCATCGGGCCAGAACGCTCCCCTGATGAGATCCGGATCGAGCCGGTCCGCACCGCGAGCGTAACGATACAGCGCCTGGCGCACGCTTTCCTGTGCGAGTGTCATGACACTTCCTTTTCCCTGAGGCGATAGCGCTGGACCTTGCCGGTCAGCGTCTTGGGCAGTTCGGGCACGAATTCGACCGCGCGCGGATACTTGTAGGGCGCGATGGTCGCCTTGACGTGGTCCTGCAGCGCCTTCGCAAGGCCGGCATCGCCTTCGCCGCAGGTGCAGACCACGAATGCCTTCACGATCATTCCCCGGTCGGGATCGGGCGTGCCGACGACCGCGCATTCGGCGACAGCTTCGTGGGTGAGGAGCGCGTTCTCGACCTCGGGTGCGGCGATGTTGTAGCCGGAGGACACGATGATATCGTCCGAGCGCGAGACGTAGTGGAAATAGCCCGCCGCATCGACGCGGTAGGTGTCGCCGGTGACATTCCAGCCATCGACGACGTAATTCGCCTGGCGCGCATCGTCGAGATAACGGCACCCGGTCGGGCCGCGCACCGCGAGGCGGCCTTCGCCCTCGCTCAGCGGATTGTCGTTTTCGTCGAGCACGCAGGCCTCGTAGCCCGGAACCACCTTGCCCGTCGCGCCGTGGCGGATGTCGTCGCCCGCCGCCGAGATGAAGATGTGCATCATCTCGGTCGCGCCGATCCCATTGACGAGCCGGTGGCCCGTCGCTTTTTCCCACGCTTCGAAGATCGCGGGCGGCAGGTGCTCGCCCGCCGAAACGCAGGTCCGCAACGAAGCGATGTCGGCACCTGCGAGATGTGGCAGCATCGCCTTGTAGGCGGTCGGCGCGGTGAACAGCATGTCGACCTTGTGCCGGGCGATGGCGGCGAGAAGGTTGGGCGGGCTCCCGGCTTCCAGCGTCACCGAGGTGCCGAGGAACCGGAACGGGAACAGCACCAGCGCGCCGAGCCCGAAGGTGAAGGCGACCGGCGGCGAGCCGCACCATCTCAGGCCCGGTTCGGGCTTGAGGATATGGCGGGCATAGGTGTCTGCGGGTGCGAGCAGGGCACGGTGATCGTGAACGCAGCCCTTGGGCATGCCCGTGGTCCCCGATGTGAAGGCGATGAGCGCCGGGGCATCGCCCGGTCCGATATGGGGAGTGAAATCGCCGCTTCCCTCCGCGACCAGCGTTTCGAGCGCGCCGGTCCCGGCATCGCCGTCGAAGGTCGCGGTCCAGCGCAGGCCGTCCGCGGCATCGGCGGCCTGTCGCCAGTCCTGCAGGGTCCGGCTGTCGACCAGCGCATGGCTCACCCGCGCTTTCGCAAGGATCGGGGCGAGTTCGCCCGCGCGCAGCATCGGCATGGTCGTCACCGCGACTCCGCCCGCCTTCAGCACCGCGAACCAGCAGGCAATCAGCGTGTAGCTGTTCGGCCCGCGCAGCAGCACACGGTTGCCGGGCACGAGCTTGCCGTCCTCGACCAGCAGGCGGGCGATCCGGTCCGACAATTGCTTGAGCTCGCAATAGGTCCACTCGCCCGCGTCGTTGACGACCGCGATCCTGTCACCCTCGCCCTTGGCACAGGCCCCGTCGAGCAGATCGACCGCGGCATTGAAGCGGTCGGGATATTCGAGTTCGGGCCGGTCGAACAGGAATCGCGGCCACTGGCTCGCATCGGGCAGTCGTTCGCTGACGAAAGAGTCGGTTTTGTGCTCCACGATTGCAAGCGTAGTGGGGCGGGGCGAGGGGCGAGGAATGAAAAAGGTGTCCGGGGCTCCAAACCAATTCTTATGGGCAGCGCCGCCGAAATGCGCTTGGCCCTCACGCCCCGAGGCCGCACCATCGCCGCCAGCAGGAGGATCCGCGATGATCGGCTTTACCCCGACCGACGAACAGGAACAGCTCAGGAATACCGCGCGCGGCTTTGCCGATCGCCACATTCGCCCGCTGGTGGAGCGGATCAAGC is part of the Erythrobacter litoralis genome and encodes:
- a CDS encoding acyl-CoA dehydrogenase family protein, whose translation is MIGFELTDEQRMLQQTARDFAASHIAPCAERIRRAEDGIDPWQEVRPVFLRAAELGFTNLLIPEEHGGVGGSALDHVLIMEELGAADHGIASTYLNISATAPLIILHGGTDAQREAWLPEIAAADDFVLASASSEPDVAGADSFCPSPDPRIGLKSTARREGDEYVLNGAKSGFSTNAGAARGYFVMARTDLSKPARESTAMFFVPADTPGLKVGRRTRLSGWETACQAEVILEDVRIPAGRRVGGEGSDAGMIFFRILPYLASGFAATFVGLARAAFDLAFAYAHERVSWGQPIIEHQAVSLKLADMAVEIEAARLMVWRAAAAADTGDPRAGMLYAPAAKTMAVDTAIRCAERAMKILGSYGITREYPAARMLNDAWIGDSCDGTRDVLRLNIIQAMRMAAAGGPPPGH
- a CDS encoding NmrA family NAD(P)-binding protein; translated protein: MILVTGPNGNVGTELVRMLAAQETLPYKVAAHTPEKIDRLYGTHVPRVHFNFADRTTWPAALEGVTSVFLLYPLPHPRTVETWMLPFVEAMADAGVEHIVYVSVPTAGDTKVVPHYKVERAIEASGVSYTLLRAAFFSQNLCRDITTHAVDIAKYDQIYIPAGKGVTSFIDSRDVAELALKVMESPEEHRNQAYVVTGPEKLDFYQVADIFTEVLGRKITYANPWIPQFWLRVGPRVTWDTLLFMTIVYALTRYGKNAPMTDTLPRLLGRPARTMRDFVEDYRDRFTGEAATRSQKVATPGVMKKVS
- a CDS encoding nuclear transport factor 2 family protein, which codes for MTLAQESVRQALYRYARGADRLDPDLIRGAFWPDARVTLGTIYDGNTAGFVEVAIGFMSMFAATRHDIGNMLMADDGDSIGYEAYVRAWHWQADKGTELEVMGRYIGRAEQRGGEWRLAEHGELMDWGAERPVDDSWFKGNAELEKGERSRADGSYRWLTGLA
- a CDS encoding AMP-binding protein, which encodes MEHKTDSFVSERLPDASQWPRFLFDRPELEYPDRFNAAVDLLDGACAKGEGDRIAVVNDAGEWTYCELKQLSDRIARLLVEDGKLVPGNRVLLRGPNSYTLIACWFAVLKAGGVAVTTMPMLRAGELAPILAKARVSHALVDSRTLQDWRQAADAADGLRWTATFDGDAGTGALETLVAEGSGDFTPHIGPGDAPALIAFTSGTTGMPKGCVHDHRALLAPADTYARHILKPEPGLRWCGSPPVAFTFGLGALVLFPFRFLGTSVTLEAGSPPNLLAAIARHKVDMLFTAPTAYKAMLPHLAGADIASLRTCVSAGEHLPPAIFEAWEKATGHRLVNGIGATEMMHIFISAAGDDIRHGATGKVVPGYEACVLDENDNPLSEGEGRLAVRGPTGCRYLDDARQANYVVDGWNVTGDTYRVDAAGYFHYVSRSDDIIVSSGYNIAAPEVENALLTHEAVAECAVVGTPDPDRGMIVKAFVVCTCGEGDAGLAKALQDHVKATIAPYKYPRAVEFVPELPKTLTGKVQRYRLREKEVS